One genomic segment of Salmo trutta chromosome 8, fSalTru1.1, whole genome shotgun sequence includes these proteins:
- the LOC115198313 gene encoding high affinity immunoglobulin epsilon receptor subunit gamma isoform X1, translated as MGGRFQVLSALPLWLCFGSAAALVEPQICYILDAILFLYGIILTVLYCRIKYFPQTAPATGTGTAKPVNAEESIYTGLTPHAADTYQSIGQKKGLH; from the exons ATGGGAGGCAGATTCCAGGTTCTTTCAGCTCTTCCTCTGTGGTTGTGCTTTGGCAGCGCTG cgGCCCTGGTTGAGCCTCAGATCTGCTACATCCTGGACGCCATCTTGTTTCTGTACGGTATCATCCTTACCGTGCTATACTGCAGGATCAAG TATTTCCCACAGACGGCTCCGGCGACTGGGACTGGGACAGCAAAGCCAGTG AATGCAGAGGAGAGCATCTATACG GGATTGACTCCTCATGCTGCAGACACCTACCAGAGCATCGGCCAGAAGAAAGGCTTGCACTAG
- the LOC115198313 gene encoding high affinity immunoglobulin epsilon receptor subunit gamma isoform X2: MGGRFQVLSALPLWLCFGSAAALVEPQICYILDAILFLYGIILTVLYCRIKTAPATGTGTAKPVNAEESIYTGLTPHAADTYQSIGQKKGLH; this comes from the exons ATGGGAGGCAGATTCCAGGTTCTTTCAGCTCTTCCTCTGTGGTTGTGCTTTGGCAGCGCTG cgGCCCTGGTTGAGCCTCAGATCTGCTACATCCTGGACGCCATCTTGTTTCTGTACGGTATCATCCTTACCGTGCTATACTGCAGGATCAAG ACGGCTCCGGCGACTGGGACTGGGACAGCAAAGCCAGTG AATGCAGAGGAGAGCATCTATACG GGATTGACTCCTCATGCTGCAGACACCTACCAGAGCATCGGCCAGAAGAAAGGCTTGCACTAG
- the ndufs2 gene encoding NADH dehydrogenase [ubiquinone] iron-sulfur protein 2, mitochondrial, with the protein MAGTMLRSLSKLGRPSTKLIINSNLVSPACTVLQNRQKQWQPDVEWTEHYAGAVMYPSAITEKWVPPPWNDKDAPMEKEVSNLTINFGPQHPAAHGVLRLVLELSGESVKKCDPHVGLLHRGTEKLIEYKTYLQALPYFDRLDYVSMMCNEQAYSLAVEKLLNIQAPPRAQWIRVLFGELTRILNHIMAITTHALDIGAMTPFFWMFEEREKMFEFYERVSGARMHAAYVRPGGVHQDMPLGLMDDIYEWCKNFSIRIDEVEEMLTNNRIWKNRTVDIGVVSAEDALNYGFSGVMLRGSGIKWDLRKSQPYDKYDEVEFDVPIGSKGDCYDRYLCRVEEMRQSLRIMIEALNKMPAGEIKVDDAKVAPPKRSEMKMSMESLIHHFKLYTEGYQVPPGSTYTAVEAPKGEFGVYLVSDGSSRPYRCKIKAPGFAHLAALDMMAKGHMLADVVAIIGTQDIVFGEVDR; encoded by the exons ATGGCGGGGACAATGTTGAGGTCGCTTAGCAAACTCGGACGTCCTTCAACAAAATTGATTATAAATAGTAATTTGGTTAGCCCTGCTTGCACTGTCCTGCAAAACAG GCAGAAACAGTGGCAGCCAGATGTGGAGTGGACGGAGCACTATGCTGGGGCGGTGATGTACCCCAGCGCCATCACTGAGAAATGGGTCCCCCCACCATGGAATG ATAAGGATGCTCCTATGGAGAAGGAGGTGTCTAACCTGACCATTAACTTTGGCCCCCAGCACCCCGCAGCCCACGGCGTGCTGCGTCTGGTGCTGGAGCTCAGCGGGGAGTCAGTGAAGAAGTGTGATCCCCACGTGGGCCTGCTGCACCGCGGCACAGAAAAACTCATTGAGTACAAGACCTACCTGCAG GCGCTGCCTTACTTTGACAGGTTGGACTATGTGTCCATGATGTGTAACGAGCAGGCCTACTCTCTGGCCGTGGAGAAGCTGCTCAACATCCAGGCCCCGCCCCGCGCACAGTGGATCAGAG TTCTTTTCGGAGAGCTGACTCGCATCCTGAACCACATCATGGCCATCACCACCCACGCCCTGGACATCGGAGCCATGACCCCCTTCTTCTGGATGttcgaggagagagagaag ATGTTTGAGTTCTATGAGCGTGTCTCAGGGGCCAGGATGCATGCAGCCTACGTCAGACCTGGAGGAGTACACCAG GACATGCCACTGGGACTAATGGATGATATCTACGAGTGGTGCAAGAACTTCTCCATCAGAATAGATGAGGTGGAGGAGATGTTGACCAACAACCGTATCTGGAAGAACCGGACTGTGGACATCGGGGTTGTGTCTGCAGAGGACGCACTCAACTATGGCTTCAG TGGTGTGATGCTGAGGGGTTCAGGCATCAAGTGGGACCTGAGGAAGTCTCAGCCCTACGACAAGTATGACGAGGTGGAGTTTGACGTTCCCATCGGCAGCAAGGGAGACTGCTACGACAG GTACCTGTGCAGGGTGGAGGAGATGAGGCAGAGTCTCAGGATCATGATCGAAGCCCTCAACAAGATGCCAGCGGGAGAGATCAAAGTGGACGACGCCAAGGTGGCCCCGCCCAAGAGATCTGAGATGAAG ATGTCCATGGAGTCTCTGATCCatcactttaagctgtacacagAGGGTTACCAGGTGCCCCCCGGATCCACATACACAGCTGTAGAAGCACCCAAG GGAGAGTTTGGTGTGTATCTGGTATCTGACGGCTCCAGCAGGCCCTACCGCTGCAAAATCAAAGCTCCCGGATTCGCTCACTTG GCTGCCCTGGACATGATGGCTAAAGGACACATGCTGGCTGACGTAGTGGCCATTATTG GCACCCAGGACATTGTGTTTGGAGAAGTTGACCGTTAA